A part of Desulfobacter sp. genomic DNA contains:
- a CDS encoding FadR family transcriptional regulator, with translation MFKKAKQSRVFQDVVEQIQDAILSGKLEPGTRLPAERELKDMFNTSRGTLREALRVLEQKGLIEIKLGVAGGAIVKQIDAEPVMQSLALLIRSGDVSLDHLSEFRIKIEGSIVELAAQRATDEDIQTMEDLFQKAKTCYEEEDWQGFLKTDEAMHAYMGTMSRNPVFQFLQQSIHDNIHNYYEYYLPMNRERTLENLTDLEKLIAALKARDGRTASSLIMDHVDKFSRKMAKKPGNQSPD, from the coding sequence ATGTTTAAAAAAGCCAAGCAAAGCAGGGTATTTCAGGATGTGGTCGAGCAGATACAGGATGCAATTCTAAGCGGAAAACTTGAACCCGGGACCCGGCTCCCGGCGGAGCGGGAACTCAAGGACATGTTCAATACCAGCCGGGGCACCCTGAGGGAAGCCCTTCGGGTATTGGAGCAGAAAGGCCTTATAGAAATAAAGCTGGGAGTGGCCGGCGGCGCCATTGTCAAACAGATCGACGCAGAACCCGTAATGCAGTCCCTGGCCCTGCTTATCCGGTCCGGCGACGTTTCCCTGGACCATTTATCGGAATTTCGCATCAAAATCGAAGGCAGCATCGTGGAACTGGCGGCCCAGCGGGCCACAGACGAGGACATCCAGACCATGGAAGACCTCTTCCAAAAGGCAAAAACATGTTACGAAGAAGAAGACTGGCAGGGATTTCTCAAAACCGACGAAGCCATGCATGCATACATGGGTACCATGTCCAGAAACCCGGTATTCCAGTTTCTCCAGCAGAGTATCCACGACAACATCCACAACTATTACGAGTATTACCTGCCCATGAATCGGGAGCGGACCCTTGAAAACCTCACCGACCTGGAAAAACTCATCGCCGCGTTGAAGGCCCGGGACGGCCGAACCGCCTCGTCCCTGATCATGGACCATGTTGACAAATTCAGCCGGAAAATGGCAAAAAAACCGGGAAATCAGTCCCCTGACTGA
- a CDS encoding YgiQ family radical SAM protein produces the protein MFLPTTPEELKRRGIDRPDVILVTGDAYIDSPFMGVSLIGRVLEAQGFCVAVIAQPDTDSDRDIARLGEPRLFWGISGGAVDSMVANYTASKKRRKQDDYTPGGQNTRRPDRAVIVYANLVRRFFKSTKPIVLGGIEASLRRIAHYDFWSNKIRRSILLDAKADYLAFGMAHATVVRLARALKSKDPSAAEQIPGLAYIGQAPKGEVLPSFEQVAKDKDLYTQSFKTFYANTDPKTAVPLSQQHGNRFLILNPPPPCSTTEELDAVHDLDFQRDVHPYYKAMGKVRALDTIRFSIPTHYGCYGECNFCAITVHQGRTVRWRSQDSILAEARKMTRDKDFKGYIFDLGGPTANMYGYECRKKLKKGACPDRRCLFPSPCPTLRPDHGPQARLLSAIQSLPGVKKVFITSGIRYDLILRDKKKGEPYLKKLIQDHVSGQMKVAPEHTQPGVLALMGKQTVDDLLSFKSSFDRLSARAGKNQFLTYYLIAAHPGCTAGDMARLKEFTRKKLNIRPEQVQIFTPTPSTFSTLMYYTEKDPFTGEKIFVEKNPRAKEKQKQMVTPRPGKGQASRQFRKSRPPRRAPAPARPKKSK, from the coding sequence ATGTTCCTTCCCACAACCCCTGAAGAATTAAAACGCCGAGGCATTGACCGCCCGGATGTCATCCTGGTAACCGGAGATGCCTATATCGACTCCCCCTTTATGGGCGTCAGCCTCATCGGCCGTGTCCTGGAAGCCCAGGGCTTTTGTGTTGCCGTCATTGCCCAGCCGGACACCGATTCGGACAGGGACATTGCCCGCCTGGGCGAACCCAGGCTCTTCTGGGGAATCTCAGGAGGGGCCGTGGATTCCATGGTGGCCAATTACACGGCATCTAAAAAACGGAGGAAACAGGACGACTACACACCCGGGGGGCAGAACACCCGGCGGCCGGACCGGGCCGTCATCGTGTACGCCAATCTGGTACGGCGGTTTTTCAAATCCACAAAGCCCATTGTTCTCGGGGGTATCGAAGCCAGCCTCAGACGCATTGCCCATTATGATTTCTGGTCCAATAAAATCCGCAGGTCCATCCTCCTGGATGCCAAAGCCGATTACCTGGCATTCGGCATGGCCCACGCCACCGTGGTCCGCCTGGCCCGGGCGCTGAAATCCAAAGACCCTTCGGCCGCAGAACAAATTCCCGGGCTGGCCTATATCGGACAGGCCCCCAAAGGCGAGGTACTTCCCTCATTTGAGCAGGTGGCCAAAGACAAGGATCTCTACACCCAGAGTTTTAAAACCTTTTACGCCAATACCGACCCTAAAACGGCGGTTCCTTTGAGCCAGCAGCACGGCAACCGTTTCCTGATCCTCAATCCCCCGCCCCCCTGCAGCACCACAGAAGAACTGGACGCCGTCCACGACCTGGACTTCCAGCGGGATGTCCACCCCTATTACAAAGCCATGGGAAAGGTCAGGGCACTGGACACCATCCGCTTTTCCATCCCCACCCACTACGGGTGCTACGGGGAGTGTAATTTCTGCGCCATCACCGTCCACCAGGGCCGGACCGTTCGCTGGCGCAGCCAGGACTCGATCCTGGCCGAAGCCCGGAAAATGACCCGGGACAAGGATTTCAAAGGGTATATATTTGATCTGGGCGGCCCCACGGCCAATATGTACGGGTATGAGTGCAGGAAGAAATTAAAAAAAGGGGCCTGCCCGGACCGGCGGTGCCTCTTTCCCTCCCCCTGCCCCACCCTGAGGCCCGACCACGGCCCCCAGGCCAGGCTCCTGTCTGCCATTCAATCCCTGCCCGGGGTAAAAAAGGTCTTTATCACCTCCGGTATCCGTTACGATCTCATCCTCAGGGACAAAAAAAAGGGGGAGCCCTACCTGAAAAAACTGATTCAGGACCATGTGTCCGGCCAGATGAAGGTGGCACCGGAACATACCCAGCCCGGTGTTCTCGCCCTCATGGGCAAACAGACCGTTGACGACCTTCTGTCCTTCAAATCCAGTTTTGACCGGCTCTCGGCCCGCGCCGGCAAGAATCAGTTTCTCACCTATTACCTCATTGCCGCCCACCCGGGCTGCACCGCCGGGGACATGGCACGGCTCAAGGAATTCACCCGGAAGAAACTGAACATCCGGCCGGAACAGGTTCAGATTTTCACCCCCACCCCCTCCACCTTTTCCACCCTGATGTATTATACGGAAAAAGATCCCTTTACCGGTGAAAAAATCTTTGTGGAGAAAAATCCCCGGGCCAAAGAAAAGCAGAAACAAATGGTCACCCCCAGGCCTGGCAAAGGCCAGGCGTCCCGTCAGTTCCGCAAATCGCGTCCTCCCCGGCGTGCACCAGCCCCCGCCCGCCCCAAAAAAAGCAAATAA
- a CDS encoding HAMP domain-containing protein encodes MLQKKTGFSLKKLSIQFSLIAIGIPTLVLMGVGLVQVKALNVKLASSLNTKLKNEAAQLSASLSTALFNFDDETCQVIVAAAMKKPEITGIAIRDLNEVYLSSGGDEETGDDEEKGASKIVREPIIFKSETIGTLELTATTRLMKIQLAELKKSILLQILVVDMVLAFVLTLVLLLRFVRPLKALEKGSEHIAAGNLDYPIDVGRKDEIGSLAANLLIMRDAVREKVASLEGEIRRHEKTTVTLQTTKEYIDSIINSMPSMLISLDSDMNITQWNDRARELTGITSEEAVGRLLFDVAGEFTAIRDDIRNTMESGEIFVKARQPRSRGESSEYEDIAVYPLISEHAKGAVIRVDDVTENVRMEQMVVQSEKMMSVGGLAAGMAHEINNPLAGMMQNAQVVLRRINEDMPASIDAAKEAGTTIEAIRDFMKKRGINRQLESIHHAGVRASQIVHNMLSFARKDNTGKAGQNLAEILDLTLELAQSDYDLKKQYDFKTIEIQREYAPDLPLVSCEASKIQQVFFNILKNCAEAIQDVKDRKGESPKFILRVFKKGHDVVVEIEDNGPGMDELVRKRVFEPFFTTKPVGQGTGLGLSVSYFIITESHGGKMSVVSSPGKGARFIIQLPVA; translated from the coding sequence ATGCTGCAAAAAAAGACGGGCTTCAGCCTAAAAAAATTATCAATCCAGTTCAGTTTGATTGCCATCGGCATCCCGACTCTCGTGCTGATGGGTGTTGGCCTGGTTCAGGTGAAGGCGCTTAACGTCAAGCTGGCGAGCAGCCTTAATACCAAATTGAAAAATGAGGCGGCCCAGCTTTCCGCCAGCCTGTCCACGGCATTGTTTAATTTTGATGATGAAACCTGCCAGGTGATCGTTGCGGCGGCCATGAAAAAACCGGAGATCACCGGTATTGCCATCAGGGACCTGAATGAAGTCTATCTGAGTTCCGGCGGCGATGAAGAGACGGGCGATGATGAAGAAAAGGGCGCATCCAAAATTGTCCGGGAACCCATTATATTCAAATCAGAGACCATCGGCACCCTGGAACTCACCGCCACCACCCGGCTGATGAAAATACAGCTGGCTGAATTGAAAAAATCCATTCTTCTGCAGATCCTGGTGGTTGACATGGTCCTGGCGTTTGTGCTGACCCTGGTGCTGCTGCTTCGTTTTGTCCGTCCCCTCAAGGCCCTTGAAAAAGGGTCGGAGCATATTGCCGCAGGCAACCTGGATTATCCCATTGATGTGGGCCGCAAGGATGAAATCGGATCCCTGGCCGCCAACCTGCTCATCATGCGGGATGCGGTCCGGGAAAAAGTGGCCTCCCTTGAGGGAGAAATACGGCGTCACGAAAAAACCACGGTCACCCTCCAGACCACCAAGGAATATATCGACAGCATCATTAACTCCATGCCCAGCATGCTGATCAGCCTGGATTCGGATATGAATATCACCCAGTGGAACGACAGGGCCCGGGAACTGACCGGCATCACAAGTGAAGAGGCCGTGGGCCGCCTGCTCTTTGATGTGGCCGGTGAATTCACCGCCATCCGGGATGATATCCGGAACACCATGGAGTCCGGTGAGATCTTTGTCAAGGCCCGCCAGCCCAGATCCCGGGGGGAGAGTTCGGAATACGAGGATATTGCGGTCTACCCCCTGATTTCCGAACACGCAAAGGGAGCGGTGATCCGTGTGGATGACGTGACAGAGAATGTAAGGATGGAGCAGATGGTGGTCCAGTCGGAAAAGATGATGTCCGTGGGCGGACTGGCCGCCGGCATGGCCCATGAAATCAATAACCCCCTGGCCGGCATGATGCAGAATGCCCAGGTGGTGCTCCGCCGGATCAACGAGGATATGCCGGCCAGCATTGATGCGGCCAAAGAGGCGGGCACCACCATTGAGGCCATCCGGGACTTCATGAAAAAGCGCGGCATTAACCGGCAGTTGGAATCCATTCACCATGCCGGGGTCCGGGCTTCCCAGATCGTGCATAATATGCTCAGTTTCGCCCGCAAGGATAATACCGGAAAGGCGGGGCAGAACCTTGCTGAAATTCTGGACCTCACCCTTGAACTGGCCCAGAGTGATTATGACCTTAAAAAGCAGTATGATTTTAAAACCATAGAAATTCAAAGGGAGTATGCCCCGGATCTCCCACTGGTTTCCTGCGAGGCCAGCAAGATCCAGCAGGTTTTTTTCAATATCCTGAAAAATTGTGCAGAAGCCATCCAGGATGTAAAGGACAGGAAAGGCGAGTCTCCGAAATTTATCCTAAGGGTATTTAAAAAGGGCCATGATGTGGTGGTGGAAATAGAGGACAACGGCCCC
- a CDS encoding MBL fold metallo-hydrolase, whose product MRYCKSYAFPENIKGFRLGWSLAGPPLMSVYVYAMGNILMDTGQAHMGPEALNIARENGIQRIYLTHHHEDHSGNAALIFRETGAEVYGHELARKKLAAPYKILPYQKYVWGAASPVDVRPLSPGIDTCLGPMVPVHTPGHSRDHTAYFLPDRGILFAGDLYLGDRIKFFRADEDLGAEVASLKKVAALDFDVLLCCHNPRREGGKAHILAKLDFLENFYGSVKELHTQGYGEKQIFSMLRLKEDRFTRMFCFGNVSMINGVRSVIRHYEAQGRIREEQRAAVD is encoded by the coding sequence ATGAGATATTGTAAATCATACGCTTTCCCTGAAAATATAAAGGGGTTCCGCCTGGGGTGGTCCCTGGCCGGCCCCCCCCTGATGTCGGTCTATGTCTATGCCATGGGCAATATCCTCATGGATACTGGCCAGGCCCATATGGGGCCGGAAGCCTTGAATATCGCCCGGGAAAACGGCATACAGCGCATTTATCTCACCCATCACCACGAAGACCATTCCGGCAATGCCGCCCTGATTTTCAGGGAAACCGGGGCAGAGGTCTACGGCCATGAACTCGCCAGAAAAAAACTGGCAGCCCCCTATAAAATTCTGCCATACCAGAAATACGTATGGGGGGCGGCCTCCCCTGTGGATGTCCGGCCGCTGTCCCCTGGGATAGACACCTGCCTCGGGCCCATGGTGCCGGTCCATACCCCGGGCCACAGCCGGGACCATACGGCGTATTTTCTGCCGGACCGGGGCATTTTATTTGCGGGTGACCTTTACCTGGGGGACCGGATCAAATTTTTCCGGGCCGATGAAGACCTGGGTGCTGAGGTGGCCTCTTTAAAAAAGGTTGCTGCACTGGACTTTGATGTGCTGCTCTGCTGCCATAATCCCAGGAGAGAAGGGGGGAAGGCTCATATCCTGGCCAAACTGGATTTTCTGGAAAACTTTTATGGTTCGGTCAAAGAGCTGCATACTCAGGGATATGGTGAAAAGCAGATTTTTTCCATGCTCCGGCTGAAGGAAGACCGTTTCACCCGGATGTTCTGTTTTGGGAATGTCAGCATGATCAACGGGGTCAGATCCGTTATCCGCCATTACGAGGCCCAAGGCCGCATCCGTGAAGAGCAGCGGGCGGCCGTGGATTAG